In Streptomyces hawaiiensis, one genomic interval encodes:
- a CDS encoding APC family permease — translation MTASGPGLRRTLGVGDAVVIGLGSMVGAGIFAALAPAAHAAGTGLLLGLAVAAVVAYCNALSSARLAALYPASGGTYVYGRERLGEFWGYLAGWSFVVGKTASCAAMALTVGAYVWPGQAHTVAVAAVVALTAVNYGGVQKSAWLTRVIVALVLAVLACVVVVCLVSDEAAAGRLDVGASGGADGMLQAAGLLFFAFAGYARIATLGEEVRDPARTIPRAIPLALGITLVVYASVAVAVLSVLGSGGLGDATAPLADAVRAAGMPWLAPVVRIGAAVAAMGSLLALILGVSRTTLAMARDRHLPGTLAAVHPRFQVPHRAELAVGAVIAVLAATVDVRGAIGFSSFGVLAYYAVANASAWTLSSAPAARVVPVVGLVGCVVLAFSLPGVSVVVGAGVLVVGAVAYGVRERVQAGAGRE, via the coding sequence ATGACTGCCTCCGGTCCCGGACTGCGCCGCACCCTCGGCGTGGGCGACGCCGTCGTCATCGGACTCGGCTCGATGGTGGGAGCCGGGATCTTCGCCGCTCTCGCGCCGGCCGCGCACGCGGCCGGCACCGGGCTGCTCCTCGGGCTCGCCGTCGCCGCCGTGGTCGCGTACTGCAACGCCCTGTCGTCGGCTCGCCTCGCCGCCCTGTATCCGGCCTCGGGCGGCACCTATGTGTACGGGCGGGAGCGGCTCGGGGAGTTCTGGGGGTATCTCGCGGGCTGGTCGTTCGTGGTCGGGAAGACGGCCTCCTGTGCGGCGATGGCGCTCACCGTGGGCGCGTACGTCTGGCCGGGGCAGGCGCACACGGTGGCGGTCGCTGCCGTGGTGGCGCTGACCGCGGTGAACTACGGCGGTGTCCAGAAGTCCGCGTGGCTGACGCGGGTGATCGTGGCGCTGGTCCTGGCTGTCCTCGCTTGCGTGGTGGTCGTGTGTCTGGTGTCCGATGAGGCCGCTGCCGGGCGACTGGACGTCGGTGCCTCGGGCGGGGCGGACGGGATGCTGCAGGCGGCCGGACTGCTGTTCTTCGCCTTCGCCGGGTACGCCCGGATCGCCACCCTCGGTGAGGAGGTGCGGGACCCGGCGCGCACCATTCCACGCGCGATCCCGCTGGCGCTGGGCATCACGCTGGTGGTGTACGCGTCTGTGGCGGTGGCTGTCCTTTCGGTACTCGGGTCGGGCGGCCTCGGGGACGCGACGGCGCCGCTGGCCGACGCGGTGCGGGCGGCCGGGATGCCCTGGCTCGCGCCGGTGGTGCGGATCGGTGCGGCCGTGGCCGCGATGGGCTCGCTGCTCGCGCTGATCCTGGGGGTGTCGCGGACGACGCTGGCCATGGCCCGGGACCGGCATCTGCCGGGGACGCTGGCCGCCGTGCATCCGCGGTTCCAGGTGCCGCACCGGGCGGAGCTGGCCGTGGGGGCGGTGATCGCGGTGCTGGCCGCCACGGTGGACGTCCGGGGCGCGATCGGTTTCTCCTCCTTCGGTGTGCTGGCGTACTACGCCGTGGCCAACGCATCGGCATGGACTCTGTCTTCGGCGCCCGCGGCGCGTGTGGTGCCGGTGGTGGGGCTGGTCGGGTGTGTGGTGCTGGCGTTCTCGCTGCCCGGGGTGTCGGTGGTCGTGGGCGCGGGGGTGCTGGTGGTGGGGGCGGTCGCATATGGGGTGCGGGAGCGGGTGCAGGCCGGGGCGGGGAGGGAGTAG
- a CDS encoding GlsB/YeaQ/YmgE family stress response membrane protein, with protein MTIISWILLGLLAGAIAKFLLPGRDPGGLIGTTLIGVAGAFIGGWISARWMDHPITTDFYDGATWAAAVGGSLVLLIAYRLLFGNSRD; from the coding sequence ATGACCATCATCAGCTGGATCCTCCTGGGACTGTTGGCCGGAGCCATCGCGAAGTTCCTGCTGCCGGGGCGCGACCCGGGCGGCCTCATCGGCACGACCCTGATCGGTGTCGCCGGCGCGTTCATCGGCGGCTGGATATCGGCCCGCTGGATGGACCACCCGATCACCACGGACTTCTACGACGGTGCGACCTGGGCAGCGGCGGTCGGCGGATCGCTCGTCCTGCTGATCGCCTACCGCCTTCTGTTCGGCAACTCGCGCGACTGA
- a CDS encoding YajQ family cyclic di-GMP-binding protein produces MADSSFDIVSKVERQEVDNALNQAAKEISQRYDFKGVGASISWSGEQILMEANSEDRVKAILDVFQSKLIKRGISLKALDAGEPQLSGKEYKIFSSIKEGISQEDAKKVAKTIRDEGPKGVKAQVQGEELRVSSKNRDDLQAVIALLKGKDFDFALQFVNYR; encoded by the coding sequence ATGGCCGACTCCAGTTTCGACATCGTCTCGAAGGTCGAGCGGCAGGAGGTCGACAACGCACTCAACCAGGCCGCCAAGGAGATCTCGCAGCGCTACGACTTCAAGGGCGTGGGTGCCTCGATCTCGTGGTCCGGTGAGCAGATCCTCATGGAGGCGAACTCCGAGGACCGGGTGAAGGCCATCCTCGACGTCTTCCAGTCCAAGCTGATCAAGCGGGGCATCTCGCTGAAGGCTCTGGACGCGGGCGAGCCTCAGCTCTCCGGCAAGGAGTACAAGATCTTCTCGTCGATCAAGGAGGGGATCTCCCAGGAAGACGCCAAGAAGGTGGCGAAGACCATCCGCGACGAGGGCCCCAAGGGCGTGAAGGCGCAGGTGCAGGGTGAGGAGCTGCGGGTCAGCTCCAAGAACCGTGACGATCTGCAGGCCGTCATCGCCCTGCTGAAGGGCAAGGACTTCGACTTCGCCCTGCAGTTCGTGAACTACCGGTAG